The following are encoded in a window of uncultured Ilyobacter sp. genomic DNA:
- a CDS encoding nucleoside recognition domain-containing protein has protein sequence MKLLKDSINISYKLLKIMLPVSILVKILSHFGIIEAISRGISPVMGIMGLSGDMGIVWATAMTTNIYAGILTLFTLIESNSVTVAEITILSTVILVAHSLPVELKVISETGAKPSKIFGIRVLCAIISGVFLNIVFKLFNLYQEKANFSFIPEKAKPGIYYWIQGEAKKYLMIFFIIFILLAIMEILQKVGVIDWINLKFSPMMRIFGIEAGLSFTCIVGLTMGISYGSGFIIKESREGKYSKRSFFLVAVFMSLCHGLIEDTLLMASIGAKMIGIFWFRLIFAIAVTVIFNKFMPYERAEEVRESIEE, from the coding sequence TTGAAGTTACTTAAAGATAGTATCAATATAAGTTACAAACTTTTAAAAATAATGCTTCCGGTGAGTATTTTGGTAAAAATACTCAGTCATTTTGGGATAATAGAAGCAATATCTAGAGGGATCTCTCCTGTTATGGGGATTATGGGGCTGAGCGGAGATATGGGAATTGTCTGGGCTACGGCAATGACTACCAATATATACGCTGGTATTCTTACACTTTTTACCTTGATAGAAAGCAACAGTGTAACGGTAGCAGAGATAACAATCCTGTCTACAGTAATTCTTGTGGCTCATTCATTGCCGGTAGAACTCAAGGTAATATCTGAAACAGGAGCAAAGCCTTCAAAAATTTTTGGAATCCGGGTATTATGTGCTATAATATCGGGTGTATTTTTAAACATTGTATTTAAATTATTCAATCTTTACCAGGAAAAGGCAAATTTCAGCTTTATTCCTGAAAAGGCTAAGCCTGGAATTTATTACTGGATACAGGGAGAGGCTAAAAAATATCTTATGATATTTTTTATAATTTTTATCCTTTTGGCCATAATGGAAATTCTTCAAAAAGTTGGAGTGATAGACTGGATAAATTTAAAATTTTCTCCGATGATGAGAATCTTTGGAATAGAGGCAGGTCTTTCATTTACGTGTATAGTTGGACTCACAATGGGGATAAGCTATGGAAGTGGATTTATAATCAAGGAGAGTAGAGAGGGGAAATACAGCAAGAGAAGTTTCTTCTTGGTGGCTGTATTTATGAGCCTTTGCCATGGTTTGATAGAAGATACACTCCTGATGGCATCCATAGGAGCCAAAATGATAGGGATTTTCTGGTTCAGACTGATTTTTGCTATAGCAGTAACTGTTATTTTCAATAAATTTATGCCTTACGAGAGAGCAGAAGAAGTAAGGGAGAGTATAGAGGAATAA
- the sepF gene encoding cell division protein SepF — MKEMLRGLKFKDILGINDATDDEAEELGKVIDSVEEIREEKPVLKTEFLSTGETGKGDKKTDSKIEIPVKSPSEPTLKSSTIGVRNYQTVFVDPKKFSECKKIANYIKDDKIVTVNLEYVDSPTAQRIIDFLSGAMSIKEAQFIEVSKKVYMAVPKKVQVLYDGKAESVNNGMLEI; from the coding sequence ATGAAAGAGATGCTTAGGGGACTTAAATTTAAAGATATTCTTGGTATAAACGATGCTACAGATGATGAGGCGGAAGAGCTAGGAAAGGTAATAGACAGTGTAGAGGAGATAAGAGAGGAAAAGCCTGTCTTAAAGACGGAATTTTTGAGTACAGGAGAAACCGGAAAGGGAGATAAAAAAACAGATTCAAAAATAGAAATTCCTGTAAAATCACCTTCTGAACCGACTCTGAAATCTTCAACCATAGGAGTCAGAAACTATCAAACTGTATTTGTAGACCCAAAGAAATTTTCAGAGTGTAAAAAAATAGCTAATTATATCAAAGATGATAAAATAGTAACTGTAAATCTAGAGTATGTGGACAGTCCAACTGCTCAGAGGATAATAGATTTTTTGAGTGGGGCCATGAGTATAAAAGAGGCTCAGTTTATAGAGGTCAGTAAAAAAGTATATATGGCTGTTCCTAAAAAGGTGCAGGTTCTCTATGATGGAAAGGCGGAGTCTGTAAATAATGGGATGTTGGAGATTTGA
- a CDS encoding YggS family pyridoxal phosphate-dependent enzyme, protein MGNIKNNIQEISEDIKKYSPCPEKVRLVAVTKYVGTEEMMDVVSSGVNILGENRVQVLREKKEKFDQSELGSKIKWHFIGNLQKNKVKYISDYIDLIHSVNKLSLAREINKRAEAADRVIEVLLEINIAGEESKEGYKLDKLYKELPEILKLENIKVTGLMTMAPFTEDTELVRRVFRELRNIKDDLSRDYFHGELKELSMGMSGDYKIALQEGATLIRIGSKIFS, encoded by the coding sequence CTGGGAAACATAAAGAATAATATCCAGGAGATATCAGAGGATATAAAAAAATATTCACCGTGCCCTGAAAAGGTAAGGCTTGTGGCTGTGACAAAATATGTAGGGACAGAGGAAATGATGGACGTAGTCTCATCAGGAGTCAACATTTTAGGTGAAAACAGGGTACAGGTCCTAAGGGAAAAAAAAGAAAAATTTGATCAGAGTGAATTGGGAAGTAAAATCAAATGGCATTTTATCGGGAATCTTCAGAAAAACAAGGTTAAGTACATTTCTGATTACATAGACCTGATTCATTCAGTAAATAAACTCTCCCTTGCTAGAGAGATAAATAAGAGGGCAGAAGCTGCAGACAGAGTGATAGAGGTCCTTCTAGAGATAAACATAGCAGGAGAGGAGAGCAAAGAGGGGTACAAGCTGGATAAACTCTATAAGGAACTCCCTGAAATATTGAAGCTTGAGAATATAAAAGTAACCGGACTCATGACAATGGCTCCTTTCACAGAAGATACTGAGCTTGTCAGAAGAGTATTTAGAGAACTTAGAAATATTAAAGATGATCTAAGCAGAGACTATTTTCATGGTGAGCTGAAGGAGCTCTCTATGGGAATGAGTGGCGATTACAAGATAGCACTCCAAGAGGGGGCTACATTAATTAGAATAGGAAGTAAAATTTTTTCCTAG